The following nucleotide sequence is from Pseudarthrobacter psychrotolerans.
ATCAGCATCGGCCAGGGTGAGACCCTGGGCCTCGTGGGCGAATCAGGGTCGGGTAAGACCACCCTGGGCCGGTCTGTACTGGGTCTCGCGCCGGTGAGCGGCGGCAAGATCACCTTCGAAGGCCAGGACATCAGCCACGCCACCCGCAAGCAGCGGCGCGTCCTCAGCCGCGACATGCAGGTGGTCTTCCAGGATCCCTACACGTCACTGAACCCCGCCCTGGAAATCGGCGACATTCTGGCCGAACCCCTGGGCGTGCAGGGCATGGAGCAGGCAGCAGCAAAGAAACGCGTGAAGGAGCTCCTGGACCAGGTTGGCCTCCCGTCGGACGCCATCCACCGGCTTCCGCGCGAGTTCAGCGGCGGCCAGCGCCAGCGCGTGGCGATTGCCCGCGCCCTGGCACTGTCTCCCAAGCTCATCGTCTGTGATGAGCCGGTCAGCGCACTGGACCTCTCCACCCAGGCCCGCGTCCTGGATCTCTTCCTGCAGATCCAGAAGGACACGGGCGTCTCCTACCTGTTTGTCTCCCACGACCTTGACGTGGTCCGCCACATCAGCCACCGTGTAGCCGTGATGTACCGTGGAGAAATCGTGGAGCAGGGGCCGGCAGAGATCGTCACGCGCAACCCCGAGCACCCCTACACGCAGCGGTTGCTGCTCGCTTCCCCGGTGCCGGATCCGGACCGCCAGGAGAAGCGCCGTGCCGACCGTCACCGGCTGCTCGAAGAACAGCGCCAGCAGAACGAGCAGGCCGCTGTCCTTGCCTAGGGCTCGTGCCCGAACTAACTCAACAGCAACAACAATGGAGGAATAACGTGGCCAAAATTGGCGTACAGGCAATGATGCTGAAGGACAGCTTCACCGAAATCGGGGCGTTCGAAACGCTCCGCAAGGTCAGCGACATCGGCTACAACGCCGTCGAGATCTCGCAGATCCCGATGACGCCGGAAAACGTCGCTGAACTGGATCGGTCCCGCAGCGAGCTGGGCATGGACATCGCAGCCCTTTCCGTGGCCATGGAGACTCCCAAGGGCCGGCCCGGCGATTCCCTGGCGGAGCACTTTGACAAGATCGTGGATGACGCCAAGAGCCTGGACTCGAAATTGCTGCGGATCGGTATGCTGCCGTTCGAGGCAATGACGTCCATCGGCGCGGTGATTGACTTCGCCAAGCAGGCCAACGAGTATGCCGAGCGCCTGCGGGAGCAGGGCCTGGGGCTGTACTACCACAACCACCACATCGAGTTCGCGAAGTTCGACGGCAAATACATGCTGGACATCATTGCGGAGAACTCCCCGGCCATGGGCATGGAAATCGACGTGCACTGGGTCCAGCGCGGCGGCCTGGACCCGGTCCGCACGCTGGAAAAGTACGCCGGCCGCACGGCCATGGTCCACCTGAAGGACTACCGGATAGGCCAAATGCCGGAGTCGGCCATGGGTCTGCTGGATTCCGGCGACTTTATGGGCTTCATGGCCGAGTTCAAGAATGTTGTCCAGTTCGCCGAAGTGGGCGAAGGCAACCTGGACTTCGCATCCATCATCCCGGCCGCGCAGGCTGCCGGCGCCGAGTACCTGCTGGTGGAACAGGACGAACTCTATGGCCGCACGGTTTGGGAAGCGCTGCAGACTTCCTACGACAACCTGATTGCCCTGGGCCAGTCCGAGCTCTTCTAAGCGGACTGATCTCCACAATCTTTTCGACAAGCTCAACCCACGAAAAAGGATAAACAACTGTGAGCAAGAAAGTACGCCTCGGCATCATCGGCCTGGGCCAGCAGGGCGGCGCTTACGCCAAGTTCATCACGGACGGCATGGTTCCCAACATGGTGATCGGGGCCATCTGCGACACCGATCCGGCCAAGAAGGAGATTGCCTCGGCCACATACCCCGACGCTCCCTTCTATGACGACTACATCGCGATGCTGGAAAGCGGCGACGTTGACGCCGTCGTGACCTGCGTGCCGCACTTCCTGCACCCGGAAATGGGCATCGAGACCCTGAAACGCAACATCCACGCGCTGGTGGAGAAGCCGGCCGGCGTCTACACCAAGCAGGTCAAGGAACTGAACGAGTTCGCGGCCTCCAAGCCTGAGCTCTCCTTCGGCATCATGTTCAACCAGCGCAACAACCCGCTGTACAAGAAGCTCAAAGAGATTGTGGAAAATGGCGAGATCGGTGCCATCCGCCGCAGCAACTGGATCATCACCAACTGGTGGCGTCCCCAGGGCTACTACAACTCGAGCGAATGGCGCGCGACGTGGGGCGGCGAAGGCGGCGGCGTCCTGGTCAACCAGGCACCGCACCAGCTGGACCTGTGGCAGTGGATCTGTGGCGTGCCGAAGTCCGTCTACTCCAAGGTTTCCTTCGGCTTCCGCCGCGACATCGCCGTCGAAGATGAAGTGACTGCGGTGGTTGACTATGGAGACGGTGTTACCGGCGTATTTGTCACCGCCACCCACGATCTGACCGGCACCGACCGCTTCGAGATCCTGGGCGACCAGGGCAAGATCGTCGTCGAGGGCAGCAAGACCGCCACGGTGACGCGCCTGCACAAGCCCGAGCGGGAGCTCAGCGACGGCATGGGCATGGACGATGTCCGCAAGCTCTTTATGGGCGAGCTGAATCCGGAGGAGTACTACACCACTGAGGTCATCGAGTTCGAGTCCGCTTGGGGTGCCCAGCACTCCGGCGTCCTGGAGAACTTCGCCGCCAACATCCTGGACGGCACGCCGCTGCTCGCTCCGGGTTCGGACGGCATCAACGGCGTCCGCCTGGCCAACGCCATCCACCTCTCCGCCTGGACCGGCAAAGAAGTTGGACTGGACTTCGACGAGAACGAATTCCTCGCCGAGCTCAACAAGCGCATCGCCGAAGAAGGCAAGTTCCCGCAGCGCGCGTAACCTCCTGGGTGACTCCTGGGTGAGCAGCGGAGCTGACCAGCAGCTGTGGCCGTTTTGGACCATCAAAACGGCCACAGCTGCGACCTGCTTAGGTGGTTTCATCGTTAGGATGGGGCGGTGACTGAACCCCAAACGCCGGACACCGCCCCATCAACGGGTTCGGTCAGAAAGCACGGCCGCGACCGCAAATCCAACGCGACCATCTACGACATCGCCAAGATGGCCGGCGTCAACGCGTCCACCGTTTCCCGCGCGCTCAGCAAGCCGGGCAGGGTCAGCCCCAAGACGCAGAAGCTCATCGAGGATGCGGCCGCCCAGCTGAACTACCAGGTCAATCCGTTCGCGCGCGCCCTTCCCACGGGCAAGACCAACACGTTCGGCCTCATCGTCGCGGACATCACCAACCCCACCTTCTTTGACATCATCCGCGGCGCAGAGACCACCGCAACCAGCCGGGACTACACCCTGGTGCTCGCCGAGTCGGCGGAGTCCCCGGCGACGGAACTGACTGCAGCCCGCCGGCTGATGGCCACGGTGGATGGGCTTATTCTCGCGAGCCCGCGCATGGACGATGACAACATCCGCGCCCTGGCCCGGGACAAACCCGTGGTGGTCATCAACCGCGAAGTGGAGGGCGTGCCGTGCGTGGTGCCGGACGTCAACAAGGGGATCAGCGAGGCGGTCCGCAGCTTGGCCGCCAACGGCCACACAAGGGTTGCCTATGTGGCGGGCCCGCCGGAATCCTGGATGTCCGAACGCCGCTGGGAGGGCGTGCAGGCGGCCTGCGAGTGGTCCCGGCTTGAGGCCGTGCGGCTTGAGTCCAGCAAACCAACGGTCGACGGCGGCCGGCAGACTGCGCGTGATGTCCGCGCCAGCGGTGCCACTGCGGTCCTGACGTACAACGACCTGCTGGCCATCGGGCTCATGCAGGAACTCCAGGCCGCCGGCGTGGTGGTGCCCGACCACATCAGCATCGTCGGCTTTGACGACATCTTCGGCGCGGACTTCACGACTCCGCCGCTCACCACCGTGCGTTCGCCGTTGGGGGAGTGCGGCGAGGCGGCCGCCACACGCCTGTTGGACTTTCTCCACGGGAGCGGGGAACAGACCGGCACCTTGAGCGTGGAGACTGAGCTTGTGCTGCGCGGCTCCAGCGGTAGGATCCTGCCCGCGAAGTGAGTCCTGACGGGCCGATTCCAGCATTTGGCAATTTATGGCAACCGGTTGACAAAACTCGGCACCAGGCAGATTATTGATCTATGTCACAGTCGATTGCTGCCAACCCAGACAGGCTCCTGCCCGCCGACCCCGGAACGCGCAGCATTGCGCGCGGCCTCCTTGCGCGCGTACAGGACCTCCCCATCATCTCCCCGCACGGCCACGTTGACGCCGCCGTCATCGAGCACAACACGCCGTTCCCCGACCCGGCAGCGCTGCTCGTCAGCCCGGACCACTACGTCACGCGCCTGATCCACGCCAACGGCGCCCCCTTGGACAGGCTGCGGGCCGGCGGTCCCACGGCGCCCGAGTCACGCGAAATCTGGCGCACGTTCGTCGAGGCCTGGCCGCTCTTTGAGGGCACGGCCTCCGGCTACTGGCTGCGCAATCAGTTCGACAGCGTCTTCAACCTGGGCGCAGACCTGGGCGACATGTCCGCCGATGCCAGCTATGACGCCATCGCCGCCAAGCTCGTGGAGCCCGGCTTCCGTCCCCGCCAGCTTTTCAAAGACTTCAACATCGAGGTCCTGGCCACCACGGACGATCCCCTGGACAACCTCGCCAGCCACAAGGCCATCGCCGAGGACTCCACCTTCAACGGCCGCGTCCTGCCCACGTTCCGCCCGGACGCCTACCTCAACATTGCGCACCCCACCTGGTGCGCCAACGTAGACCGCCTGATCGAAACAGCCGGTGACGGCGCCAACGGCTACGCGGGCTACATCACGGCCCTGGAAAACCGCCGCCGCTACTTCGTGGAGCACGGCGCAGTCTCGGCGGACCACGGTGTGGCCACCCCGGCAACGCTCAAGCTGGACCGCGCCGAAGCCGAAAGGATCTTCGAGCTCGCCCGCGCCGGCAAGGCCACGGCCGAGGACCGCAACACCTTCGAAGCCCACATGATGTACCAGATGGGTCGCATGTCGGTGGAGGACGGGCTGGTCATGACCATCCACCCGGGCTCGTTCCGCAACCACCACACGCCCACGTTCGAGGCCTTCGGTGCCGACACCGGCCACGACATCCCGTTCGCCACCAACTACACCGAGGCCATCCGCCCGCTGCTGCAGGACTTCGGCACGGCCAAGGACTTCCACCTGGTGCTGTTCACCCTGGACGAGACCGTGTTTTCCCGCGAGCTGGCACCACTGGCCGGCTTCTACCCGTCCGTCTACCTGGGCGCACCCTGGTGGTTCCTGGACGCCCCGGATGCCATGCTCCGGTTCCGCTCCGCCGTGACCGAAACAGCCGGGTTCTCCCGTTCCTCCGGTTTCATCGACGACACCAGGGCCTTCTGCTCCATTCCCGCCCGCCACGATGCGTCCCGCCGGATCGAAGCCTCCTTCCTGGCCCGCCTCGTGGCCGAGCACCGTGTCAGTGAAGACCGTGCCCACGAAATCATCGTGGACACCGTCGATTCCTCCCCGCGAAGGGTTTTCAAACTGTGAGCATCGAACAGACGGACGCAGCAGTCGAGGCAGCCGAATCCCTGCCGCAGCTGAACCGAACCACGCACGTCGCCGCCAAGCCGCCGGTGCGGATCGTCCACCTCGGACTCGGTGCCTTCCACCGCTCGCACCAGGCCTGGTACACCAGCCAGGCCAGCGACGCCGCTGACTGGGGCATCGCCGCTTTCACCGGCCGCCGCCCGGACGCTGCCCTGGCTCTTGCCGAGCAGGACGGCCTCTTCACGCTCGTGGAGCGCGCTGACAGCGGCGACTCGTTCTCCGTCGTCGGCAGCATCGTCGAAGCGGTAGACGGCGCGGACGTGCAGCGGCTTGCAGAGCTCGTTTCGGCGCCCGCCACGGCCATGGTCACCTTGACGGTCACCGAGGCGGCGTACCGGCTCGGTGCCGACGGGCAGCTGGACACGACGGCGTCCGACGTCGCCGGCGACCTTGCGCTGCTGGCGTCCGGCAGCGGAAACCCGTCGACGCCGCTGGGCAGGCTTGTGTTCGCCCTCGCCGCGCGCCGGGCTGCCGGAGCCGGGCCGCTCGCCGTCGTCTGCTGCGACAACCTCGCCAACAACGGCACGGTAGCCCGCAACGCCGTGGCGGGCCTGGCCCAGGCCTGGGACGCGGAGCTCGCTGCCTGGGTCGAGGAAAACGTCAGCTTTGTCAGCACGTCCGTGGACCGCATCACCCCGCGCACCACGGAAGCGGACATCGCCGCCGTCGAGGCCGCCTGCGACTACCGCGACAACTCGCCCGTAGTGGCAGAGCCCTTCACCAACTGGGTGCTCAGCGGAGATTTCCCCGCCGGCCGCCCGCGCTGGGAAGATGCCGGCGCAGTCTTCGTTGACCACATCGAGCCCTACGAAAACCGCAAGCTGTGGCTCCTGAACGGCGCCCATTCCCTGCTGGCCTACGCCGGCCAGCTCCGCGGACACACCACGGTGGCGCAGGCCCTCGCGGACCCGCAGTGCCTGACCGCCGTCGAAAGCTTTTGGGACGAGGCCGAGGCGAACCTGTCCGGCGCCGCGGCCGGCGGCGCGGACCTGCAGGTCCCGGCGTACCGCGCCGCCCTGCTGGCCCGCTTCAGCAATGCGCGTATTGCCCACCACCTCGCCCAGATCGCCATGGACGGCAGCACCAAGCTGCGCATGCGGGCCGTGCCTGTCCTCTTGGCCGAACGGGCCCAGGGCAAGTCCGGTGCCGCTGCGGCGCTGATGATCGCAGCCTGGATTGATTTCAGTGCCGCGGCCGAGACGTTCCACGATCCGTTGGCAGCAGAGGTGGCCGCGGCCAACCTGCTGGCGGGTACGGAGCGCGTGCGGGCGGTCCTGGCGCTGGTGGATCCTGCCGTCGCAGCGGACGACGCCGTGGTGGAGCTCGTTTCCGGCCTGCTCGGCACATTCACTGCGGGCGCCAGCAACGGCTGACCGACTATTTGCTGTACGAACTGCCCGGTCCGGGATCCTGGACCGGGCAGTTTCTGTTTTGTGAAGCTTCAACAGAAATTTATGGCAACCGCTTGCCATTTTATTGCCAAGTGACTAGGATTACAGGCAACGAGAAACACACGGCGGTACCCGCGCCGGATGCGGATTCTGCCGACTCCAGCATCACCAAAGATTCACCGCTTCATAGCATTTCAATAATTTTCGCTGGCCAACACGGCGGCAAGGGTAAAGGAGCCCAATTCATGAAAAAGCTAAACAAGCTCAGCATCATCGGCTACGGGGCCGGCGATGCAGCCAACAACCTCGCATTCACCACCGCCACCATGTTCCTGCTGGTGTACTACACCGATGTTGCCGGTATCTCCGCCGCGGCCGCCGGAACCCTGCTGCTCGTGGTCAGGCTCTTTGACGCCTTCGCCGACGTCTTCGCCGGCCGGCTCGTAGACCGGACCTACAGCAAGCGCTTCGGTAAGTTCCGCCCGTTCATCATGTTCGGCTCCATCCCGCTGCTCCTGCTGAGCATGGCAACGTTCTCCGTCCCGCAGATCGGTGAATCCGGCACACTGCTGTACGCCTACGTCACCTACGCCGCCCTTGGCTTGGCCTACAGCCTCGTGAACATTCCGTACGGCTCGCTGGCAGGCGCCATGACGCAGGATCCGGGGGAGCGCGCAAAACTGGGCTCGGCCCGCATGGTGGGCGCCCTGCTGGTGAGTTCTGCCCTGGGTATCTTCGTCGCACCGCTGATCAAGCCGGGCGCCAACCTCCAGTCGACGTTCACCACCATCACCCTGATCTTCGTGGTCATCGGAACTGCGCTGTACTTCTTCACGGCATTGACCGCCAAGGAACGCGTGCACCGCGCCGTCCCCAAGGTCACGTTCAAGCAGAGCATGGAAACTCTTAAGGGCAACAAGCCCCTCCTGATGCTGTGCCTGAGCTCCTTCTTCTTCCTCTCCGGCTACCTCGCCCTGACTTCCGTGCAGCTGTACTACCTGCGCGACGTCCTCGGCCGCCTGGACCTGTACCCGGTACTGTCCATCATCCAGCTGGCGCTTACCTTCTTCCTGGCCGCCTTTATGCCCAAACTTGTCCGAAACGTGGGCAAGAAGCGCGTCTACATCTACTCTTCCCTGGTCACTGTCATTGGCGGTGCGATCATCTTCTTCACTCCGACCGGCCAGGTCTGGATGGGCTTTACCGGCCTCGTGATCAGCCTCGTGGGTGTCCTCGCCGTGAACATCGTGGTGTGGGCGCTGGAAGCCGACACGGTGGAGTACGGCGAATGGCGGACCGGTGTCCGCACCGAGGGGATCACGTACGCACTGTTCTCCTTCACCCGGAAGTCCGGACAGGCTGTGGGCGGCGCCCTGGCGGCGTACGCCTTGGCACTGGGCGGTTACAAGTCCGGCGCGGCCCAGACCGCGGATGCTCTGTTCGGCATCCAGCTGGCCGCGGGCGCAATCCCGGCCGTACTGACTATCCTTGCGGTATTGGTTATGAGCAAGTACACGCTGACCGACGCCAAGCACGCGGAAATCCTCAAGGAAATCCAGGAACGCCGGACCAAAACTGTGGGAGCAGGCGAAGGCGAAGCCGCTGACGCCAGCACCACCGCTGAAGCCGGCATCACCGCTGACGCCGGCATCACCGCTGACGCCGGCACCACGGCTGATGCCCGCACGCCGGTTGGCGCCGGCAAAACCGCCGGCCACTAACTTCCAGCACTACCAACTGACCAGAAGTCCCCGAAAGGATCTGCCGTGAAAATCATTGCCGCTGAGGTGTTCGTGACAAGCCCGTCACGTAACTTCGTGACCCTGCGCATCACTACGGACGACGGGGTCACCGGCATCGGTGACGCCACACTGAACGGCCGCGAACTGGCTGTTGCCGCGTACCTCAAAGAACACGTGGCCCAGCTGCTGATCGGCAAGGATCCGCACCGGATCGAGGACACCTGGCAGTTCCTGTACCGCAGCTCCTATTGGCGCCGCGGCCCGGTCACCATGGCGGCCATCGCCGCCGTCGACATGGCCCTGTGGGACATTAAGGGCAAGATGGCGAACATGCCGGTTTACCAGCTCCTGGGCGGCGCCTCACGCAACGGCCTGCGGGCCTACGGCCACGCGTCCGGCGCGGACATCGAGTCGCTGTTCGATTCCGTCCGTGAACACCTGGAACTGGGCTACAAGTCAGTCCGCATCCAGACCGCAGTCCCCGGCATCAAGGCCGTCTACGGTGTTGCCGCCCAGGCCCAGGCTTCGGGCGAGCGCTATGACTACGAGCCCGCAGGCCGCGGCGCCTTCCCGGTGGAGGAAGACTGGGACACCCGCGCGTACCTGCGCCACCTGCCCACCGTCTTCGAAGCCGTGCGCAACGAATTCGGTCCGGAGTTGCCGCTGCTGCATGACGGACACCACCGCATGACCCCCATCCAGGCCGCCAAGCTCGGCAAGGCCCTGGAACCGTACGACCTCTTCTGGCTCGAGGACTGCACCCCGGCCGAAAACCAGGAAGCACTGCGCTGGGTCCGCCATCACACCACCACCCCGCTGGCCATCGGTGAAATCTTCAACACGGTCTACGACTACCAGACCATCATCAAGGAACAGCTGATCGACTACGTGCGCGCAGCCTCCACCCACTTCGGCGGTATTTCCCCGCTGAAGAAGGTCATGGACTTCGCCGCCCAGTACCAGATCAAGTCCGGCTTCCACGGCCCCACGGACATCTCCCCGGTGGGCTTCGCCGCCCAGCTGCACGTAGGCCTGGCCATCCACAACTACGGCATCCAGGAATACATGCAGCACTCCGACAAGACCAACGAGGTCTTCGAGCAGTCCATGACCTTCGTGGACGGCTACCTGCACCCGGGCGACAAGCCTGGCATCGGCGTCGAATTCAACGAGGAAGCCGCAGCAGCGTACCCGTACCAGCAGGCCTACCTGCCGTACAACCGCCTGGTGGACGGAACGGTGCACGACTGGTGACCACCACGACATCCCCCTCCGCAGCGGGAGCCACCGGTCCCCGCGTCATCGTTATGGGCGTCTCCGGCTGCGGCAAGACCACCATCGGTGACCTGGTGGCCCGCGAGCTGGGCGTCCCGTTCCTCGACGGCGACTCGCTGCACCCCGTGGAGAATGTGGCCAAGATGGCAGCGGGCATCCCGCTGACCGACGAGGACCGCTGGCCCTGGCTCGCCACGGTGGGAGCTGATCTCGCCGCTGCCAAGGGCGGCCTGGTTCTGGCCTGCTCTGCACTGAAGCGCAGCTACCGCGACGCCATCCGCGCCCAGGCGCCGGACACTGTTTTCCTGCACCTGCACGGCAGCAAGGACGTTCTTAGGGCACGGACCGAAGGCCGCTCCGGGCACTTCATGCCGCCCGCGCTGCTGGAATCCCAGCTGGCCACCCTCGAAGCGCTGGAAGCGGATGAGGCAGGCATTGTGGTGGACATCGCCGGTCCAGTGGACCAGGTCGTGGCCGACGCGTTGGCGGGCATCGCAGCTGCGGTGACTGCCGCCGTCGGAACCTCCACCGCCGGTGCCACGGGCACCCCAGTGCGCCAGTTCGACGTCGACCTCCAGGCCGCGCCGTTCAACCTCGACGACGCAGCGGTCACCTGGGTGAACACCACCCTGGAATCGATGACGCTTGAGGAAAAGATCGGGCAGCTGTTCATTAACCACAACAACGATTACTCCCCGGAGTACCTCGATGGTGTGCTGGAGAACTTCCATGTGGGCGGCATGCGCTACCGGCCAGGCCCGTCCGCTGCCGTGCAGGAACACATCCGGCACGCACAGTCGAAGTCCAAGGTGCCGCTGCTGGTGGCCTCCAACCCGGAAATGGGTGGTGCAGGCAGCTGCGACGACGGCACGTTTGTGTCCACGCACCTGCAGGCAGGTTCGCACCCGGACAAGTCCATCGCACGCCGGATGGGGCAGGTTGCCGGCGTTGAAACCGCGGCCCTGGGCTGCAACTGGGCCTTCGCACCGATCGTGGACATCCACTACAACTGGCGGAACACGGTGATCTCCACCCGGGCCTTCGGCAACACGCCGGAGATCGTGGTGGAACGGGCCAAGGAATACTTCGACGGGATCAGTGAATCACCCACGGCCTGTGCCATGAAGCACTTCCCCGGCGACGGCATGGACGAGCGCGACCAGCACGTGGTCACGTCCTACAACACCCTCGGCTACGACGAGTGGAACAAGACGTATGGCCACGTGTACCGCGAGATGATCGGGCACGGCGTGCAGTCCGTCATGATCGGGCACATCGGCGCGCCGGAGCTTTCCCGGCACTTCCGCCCGGGCCTGGCGGACAAGGACATCCGTCCCGCCACACTGGCTCCGGAGCTGCTCCGGGACCTGCTGCGTGGCGAGCTCGGCTTCAACGGGCTCATCCTCACGGACGCCTCGCAGATGATCGGCCTGACCCAGGCCATGAAGCGCAAGGACCTGGTTCCGGCGACCATTGCCGCCGGTTGCGACATGTTCCTGTTCTTCC
It contains:
- a CDS encoding ATP-binding cassette domain-containing protein, coding for MTETAASSAAVSAPAREELLRVENLVVDYAGKGFRAKKFRALTDINISIGQGETLGLVGESGSGKTTLGRSVLGLAPVSGGKITFEGQDISHATRKQRRVLSRDMQVVFQDPYTSLNPALEIGDILAEPLGVQGMEQAAAKKRVKELLDQVGLPSDAIHRLPREFSGGQRQRVAIARALALSPKLIVCDEPVSALDLSTQARVLDLFLQIQKDTGVSYLFVSHDLDVVRHISHRVAVMYRGEIVEQGPAEIVTRNPEHPYTQRLLLASPVPDPDRQEKRRADRHRLLEEQRQQNEQAAVLA
- a CDS encoding sugar phosphate isomerase/epimerase, whose product is MAKIGVQAMMLKDSFTEIGAFETLRKVSDIGYNAVEISQIPMTPENVAELDRSRSELGMDIAALSVAMETPKGRPGDSLAEHFDKIVDDAKSLDSKLLRIGMLPFEAMTSIGAVIDFAKQANEYAERLREQGLGLYYHNHHIEFAKFDGKYMLDIIAENSPAMGMEIDVHWVQRGGLDPVRTLEKYAGRTAMVHLKDYRIGQMPESAMGLLDSGDFMGFMAEFKNVVQFAEVGEGNLDFASIIPAAQAAGAEYLLVEQDELYGRTVWEALQTSYDNLIALGQSELF
- a CDS encoding Gfo/Idh/MocA family oxidoreductase, which translates into the protein MSKKVRLGIIGLGQQGGAYAKFITDGMVPNMVIGAICDTDPAKKEIASATYPDAPFYDDYIAMLESGDVDAVVTCVPHFLHPEMGIETLKRNIHALVEKPAGVYTKQVKELNEFAASKPELSFGIMFNQRNNPLYKKLKEIVENGEIGAIRRSNWIITNWWRPQGYYNSSEWRATWGGEGGGVLVNQAPHQLDLWQWICGVPKSVYSKVSFGFRRDIAVEDEVTAVVDYGDGVTGVFVTATHDLTGTDRFEILGDQGKIVVEGSKTATVTRLHKPERELSDGMGMDDVRKLFMGELNPEEYYTTEVIEFESAWGAQHSGVLENFAANILDGTPLLAPGSDGINGVRLANAIHLSAWTGKEVGLDFDENEFLAELNKRIAEEGKFPQRA
- a CDS encoding LacI family DNA-binding transcriptional regulator; this encodes MTEPQTPDTAPSTGSVRKHGRDRKSNATIYDIAKMAGVNASTVSRALSKPGRVSPKTQKLIEDAAAQLNYQVNPFARALPTGKTNTFGLIVADITNPTFFDIIRGAETTATSRDYTLVLAESAESPATELTAARRLMATVDGLILASPRMDDDNIRALARDKPVVVINREVEGVPCVVPDVNKGISEAVRSLAANGHTRVAYVAGPPESWMSERRWEGVQAACEWSRLEAVRLESSKPTVDGGRQTARDVRASGATAVLTYNDLLAIGLMQELQAAGVVVPDHISIVGFDDIFGADFTTPPLTTVRSPLGECGEAAATRLLDFLHGSGEQTGTLSVETELVLRGSSGRILPAK
- the uxaC gene encoding glucuronate isomerase; translation: MSQSIAANPDRLLPADPGTRSIARGLLARVQDLPIISPHGHVDAAVIEHNTPFPDPAALLVSPDHYVTRLIHANGAPLDRLRAGGPTAPESREIWRTFVEAWPLFEGTASGYWLRNQFDSVFNLGADLGDMSADASYDAIAAKLVEPGFRPRQLFKDFNIEVLATTDDPLDNLASHKAIAEDSTFNGRVLPTFRPDAYLNIAHPTWCANVDRLIETAGDGANGYAGYITALENRRRYFVEHGAVSADHGVATPATLKLDRAEAERIFELARAGKATAEDRNTFEAHMMYQMGRMSVEDGLVMTIHPGSFRNHHTPTFEAFGADTGHDIPFATNYTEAIRPLLQDFGTAKDFHLVLFTLDETVFSRELAPLAGFYPSVYLGAPWWFLDAPDAMLRFRSAVTETAGFSRSSGFIDDTRAFCSIPARHDASRRIEASFLARLVAEHRVSEDRAHEIIVDTVDSSPRRVFKL
- a CDS encoding mannitol dehydrogenase family protein, which gives rise to MPQLNRTTHVAAKPPVRIVHLGLGAFHRSHQAWYTSQASDAADWGIAAFTGRRPDAALALAEQDGLFTLVERADSGDSFSVVGSIVEAVDGADVQRLAELVSAPATAMVTLTVTEAAYRLGADGQLDTTASDVAGDLALLASGSGNPSTPLGRLVFALAARRAAGAGPLAVVCCDNLANNGTVARNAVAGLAQAWDAELAAWVEENVSFVSTSVDRITPRTTEADIAAVEAACDYRDNSPVVAEPFTNWVLSGDFPAGRPRWEDAGAVFVDHIEPYENRKLWLLNGAHSLLAYAGQLRGHTTVAQALADPQCLTAVESFWDEAEANLSGAAAGGADLQVPAYRAALLARFSNARIAHHLAQIAMDGSTKLRMRAVPVLLAERAQGKSGAAAALMIAAWIDFSAAAETFHDPLAAEVAAANLLAGTERVRAVLALVDPAVAADDAVVELVSGLLGTFTAGASNG
- the uidB gene encoding glucuronide transporter, yielding MKKLNKLSIIGYGAGDAANNLAFTTATMFLLVYYTDVAGISAAAAGTLLLVVRLFDAFADVFAGRLVDRTYSKRFGKFRPFIMFGSIPLLLLSMATFSVPQIGESGTLLYAYVTYAALGLAYSLVNIPYGSLAGAMTQDPGERAKLGSARMVGALLVSSALGIFVAPLIKPGANLQSTFTTITLIFVVIGTALYFFTALTAKERVHRAVPKVTFKQSMETLKGNKPLLMLCLSSFFFLSGYLALTSVQLYYLRDVLGRLDLYPVLSIIQLALTFFLAAFMPKLVRNVGKKRVYIYSSLVTVIGGAIIFFTPTGQVWMGFTGLVISLVGVLAVNIVVWALEADTVEYGEWRTGVRTEGITYALFSFTRKSGQAVGGALAAYALALGGYKSGAAQTADALFGIQLAAGAIPAVLTILAVLVMSKYTLTDAKHAEILKEIQERRTKTVGAGEGEAADASTTAEAGITADAGITADAGTTADARTPVGAGKTAGH
- the manD gene encoding D-mannonate dehydratase ManD gives rise to the protein MKIIAAEVFVTSPSRNFVTLRITTDDGVTGIGDATLNGRELAVAAYLKEHVAQLLIGKDPHRIEDTWQFLYRSSYWRRGPVTMAAIAAVDMALWDIKGKMANMPVYQLLGGASRNGLRAYGHASGADIESLFDSVREHLELGYKSVRIQTAVPGIKAVYGVAAQAQASGERYDYEPAGRGAFPVEEDWDTRAYLRHLPTVFEAVRNEFGPELPLLHDGHHRMTPIQAAKLGKALEPYDLFWLEDCTPAENQEALRWVRHHTTTPLAIGEIFNTVYDYQTIIKEQLIDYVRAASTHFGGISPLKKVMDFAAQYQIKSGFHGPTDISPVGFAAQLHVGLAIHNYGIQEYMQHSDKTNEVFEQSMTFVDGYLHPGDKPGIGVEFNEEAAAAYPYQQAYLPYNRLVDGTVHDW